One genomic segment of Rubripirellula amarantea includes these proteins:
- the malQ gene encoding 4-alpha-glucanotransferase: MPESSMSNTTRRSGVLCHITSLATPHGVGDLGPAARGFVDFLIQSGQTLWQVLPLGPPAHNYSPYSCYSAMAGNRVMISPDDLLVDGLVTEDQVKASAVQRADICFVDFQQSLGKKDVLLRQAFEVFTQTSPCELVDEFEAFQLAQRDWLEDFARYEAIMSHLVMLDWTQWPDGLPQHAPDAIAKWDDKLAEEIEYSRFVQFLFDRQWFKLKSYANERGVQLCGDMPIFVAHESSDVWVNQDLFHLDEVGKPALVAGVPPDYFSETGQLWGNPLYNWEAIEADEYRWWTQRFSRAVQQFDLLRVDHFRGFEAYWEVPASEETAINGKWVKGPGEKPFRAAEAKLGPLPFIAEDLGMITEEVYELRDALGYPGMRVLQFGFDNEEDVFHRPIDYPENCVAYTGTHDNDTVMGWYLRRKSDETFMELLAPYLESDLPVNWQLIDAVLQSKASLTIMPIQDLFGQGNEARMNVPGKAFGNWAWRFAPETLTPEVAMQMRKLTVASSRAV, from the coding sequence ATGCCTGAATCATCCATGTCAAACACAACTCGTCGCAGTGGTGTGCTATGTCACATCACTTCCCTGGCAACTCCACACGGTGTTGGCGACCTCGGACCGGCTGCTCGGGGCTTCGTCGATTTCTTGATCCAGTCCGGGCAAACCCTGTGGCAAGTTTTGCCGCTCGGACCACCCGCACATAATTACTCGCCCTACAGTTGCTATTCGGCAATGGCGGGGAATCGAGTGATGATCAGCCCCGATGATCTTCTGGTGGATGGCTTGGTCACCGAGGATCAGGTCAAAGCGTCTGCGGTACAACGAGCTGATATTTGTTTTGTCGATTTCCAGCAATCGTTAGGCAAGAAGGATGTCTTGCTGCGACAAGCGTTTGAGGTGTTCACTCAAACATCGCCGTGCGAACTAGTGGACGAATTCGAAGCGTTTCAACTCGCCCAGCGTGATTGGCTTGAGGACTTCGCTCGTTACGAAGCGATCATGTCGCACCTAGTCATGCTCGACTGGACCCAATGGCCCGACGGGTTGCCCCAACATGCTCCCGACGCAATCGCGAAGTGGGACGATAAACTGGCGGAGGAAATTGAGTACTCGCGATTCGTCCAGTTCTTGTTTGATCGCCAATGGTTTAAGCTAAAGAGCTACGCAAACGAGCGTGGAGTTCAGTTGTGCGGCGACATGCCTATCTTCGTTGCTCACGAGAGCAGTGATGTATGGGTGAACCAAGATCTATTTCACCTTGATGAAGTTGGCAAACCGGCTCTGGTTGCCGGAGTGCCACCGGATTACTTCAGCGAGACCGGTCAACTTTGGGGAAACCCGTTGTATAACTGGGAAGCGATCGAAGCTGATGAGTATCGTTGGTGGACTCAGCGGTTCAGCCGCGCGGTTCAACAGTTTGATTTGTTGAGAGTGGATCACTTCCGTGGTTTCGAAGCCTATTGGGAAGTGCCAGCGAGTGAAGAGACGGCGATTAACGGGAAGTGGGTCAAAGGCCCAGGCGAAAAACCATTCCGAGCGGCGGAAGCCAAGCTCGGACCACTCCCGTTTATCGCTGAGGATTTGGGAATGATCACGGAGGAAGTCTACGAACTTCGTGACGCTCTCGGCTATCCCGGCATGCGTGTCCTACAATTCGGGTTTGACAATGAAGAGGACGTTTTCCATCGTCCGATCGACTATCCCGAGAACTGCGTCGCCTACACCGGCACGCACGACAACGACACTGTCATGGGATGGTACCTAAGGCGAAAGAGTGACGAAACGTTCATGGAACTGCTAGCGCCGTATTTAGAATCGGACCTACCCGTCAATTGGCAACTGATCGACGCAGTACTGCAGTCCAAAGCATCGCTGACGATCATGCCGATTCAAGATTTGTTCGGCCAAGGCAACGAAGCTCGCATGAATGTTCCCGGCAAGGCGTTCGGTAACTGGGCGTGGCGATTCGCTCCTGAAACGCTCACGCCCGAAGTTGCCATGCAAATGCGAAAGCTAACCGTAGCGTCATCTCGAGCGGTTTAA